The following are encoded in a window of Maridesulfovibrio ferrireducens genomic DNA:
- a CDS encoding amino acid permease has protein sequence MATAEHKKMGVIACTAVVAGNMMGSGIALLPANLAAIGSISLIGWGVALVGALALAYVFARLGMEDPQEGGPIAYSGEVAPILGYQSGLLYYHANWIGNIAIAITGVDYLSIFFPILQDPLYSGITSIIIIWIFTGINILGADWIGRLVSVGVVLLLIPVIITGTAGWAFFDMAQFNSNWLVEGQTSESAILAAIILCIWSFIGVESASVNTAVVKNPKRTIPISTMVGTAVAGVVYILSCTTISGMFPASTVAASGAPFSLAMGHICANIPYAEYVPKLVSAVTAFACLASLGSWMMLVSQAGCRASNDGTLPKVFGNRNKHGVPVEGLVFSSIMMSVLLVVLMVLSKGGSTQSMFGNIINIAVLLTLPPYFYSALNLLRRYGFKAKKAWLQLTSALLACGFCLIALSGAAKDALIGCMVVMLCTFIFYVGKDRSGFEKKVRAEKE, from the coding sequence ATGGCTACTGCTGAACACAAAAAAATGGGCGTGATTGCGTGTACCGCAGTTGTAGCCGGAAACATGATGGGGTCGGGAATTGCACTGCTCCCTGCAAACTTAGCCGCCATCGGCAGTATCTCTTTAATCGGATGGGGAGTTGCTCTGGTCGGAGCGTTGGCGCTGGCATATGTGTTTGCAAGGCTCGGGATGGAAGATCCGCAAGAGGGCGGCCCTATCGCTTATTCTGGCGAAGTTGCTCCTATTCTAGGATACCAGTCCGGCCTGCTTTACTATCACGCTAACTGGATAGGTAATATTGCGATTGCTATAACAGGCGTGGATTATTTATCAATTTTCTTTCCCATTCTGCAAGACCCTCTCTACTCGGGTATAACTTCCATAATAATTATCTGGATATTTACCGGTATCAATATTCTCGGAGCTGACTGGATCGGGCGGCTCGTTTCTGTCGGAGTTGTACTGCTTTTAATCCCGGTGATAATAACGGGTACAGCCGGCTGGGCCTTTTTCGATATGGCACAGTTCAACAGCAATTGGCTTGTGGAAGGTCAAACCTCGGAATCAGCAATTCTAGCGGCTATTATTCTATGTATCTGGAGTTTTATCGGTGTGGAAAGTGCCTCGGTAAACACCGCAGTTGTAAAAAATCCGAAACGTACAATTCCTATTTCAACGATGGTAGGGACGGCTGTGGCGGGGGTAGTATATATTCTTTCCTGTACCACGATATCAGGCATGTTTCCGGCAAGTACGGTTGCCGCGTCGGGAGCACCGTTTTCGCTGGCAATGGGCCATATATGCGCAAATATCCCGTATGCTGAATATGTTCCTAAACTGGTTTCCGCTGTCACGGCGTTTGCCTGTCTGGCCTCACTCGGTTCATGGATGATGCTTGTTTCGCAGGCTGGTTGCAGAGCTTCAAATGATGGAACTCTTCCTAAAGTTTTCGGCAACCGGAATAAGCATGGTGTTCCCGTTGAAGGTCTTGTTTTTTCATCCATTATGATGAGCGTGCTGCTTGTTGTGTTGATGGTTTTGTCCAAAGGCGGAAGCACGCAAAGTATGTTCGGAAATATCATTAATATTGCAGTATTATTGACTCTTCCTCCGTATTTCTACTCAGCACTTAATTTGCTGCGCCGTTATGGATTCAAAGCTAAAAAAGCATGGCTGCAACTCACTTCAGCACTTCTGGCCTGTGGATTTTGTCTGATAGCCCTATCCGGTGCGGCAAAGGACGCATTAATCGGGTGTATGGTTGTAATGCTCTGCACGTTTATTTTCTATGTAGGCAAGGATCGTAGTGGTTTTGAGAAGAAGGTCCGGGCGGAAAAAGAATAA
- the modA gene encoding molybdate ABC transporter substrate-binding protein: MYRSKLRVLTVFMFCLFFLGLTSVVKAEELRIFSGAGLMKPMEELRQNFEKKNNVTISVHYGSSGEIFGMMSMGQTCDVFIPGAEKYTNDAVKNGWLYKPSIIKIVKHIPVIVVPAGNPLNIKSLDDLARPGLKVALCDPKSAAIGKVSKKLLGKCKLWDKVEPNVVVFAPTCNQLLIYTALDQADATINWLDVTTWAEGKGKVQTVKIDPARNMIKTIPTALHISAKDNPLAVKLNDYIASSEGMVVWEKWGFEPCTR; this comes from the coding sequence ATGTATAGATCAAAGTTACGTGTACTAACCGTTTTTATGTTTTGCTTATTCTTTTTAGGATTAACAAGTGTCGTAAAAGCTGAGGAATTAAGAATTTTTTCCGGTGCCGGACTTATGAAACCGATGGAAGAGTTGCGGCAGAATTTTGAGAAAAAAAATAACGTTACAATAAGTGTTCATTACGGCAGTTCCGGTGAAATTTTCGGAATGATGTCTATGGGCCAGACTTGTGATGTATTCATTCCCGGCGCAGAAAAATATACAAATGATGCCGTTAAAAACGGCTGGCTCTATAAGCCCAGCATCATCAAAATAGTTAAGCATATACCTGTGATTGTCGTTCCTGCTGGAAATCCGTTAAATATTAAGAGTCTTGATGATCTTGCCCGGCCCGGTTTGAAAGTTGCGCTTTGCGATCCTAAATCTGCTGCAATAGGAAAAGTTTCTAAAAAACTTCTCGGCAAATGCAAGCTTTGGGACAAAGTTGAGCCGAATGTCGTTGTTTTTGCTCCCACCTGCAATCAGCTTCTCATCTACACTGCTCTTGATCAGGCTGACGCCACAATTAACTGGTTAGACGTAACCACTTGGGCGGAAGGCAAAGGCAAAGTTCAGACTGTTAAAATTGATCCAGCCCGCAATATGATTAAGACTATTCCGACCGCTCTTCATATCTCGGCAAAAGATAATCCTCTAGCTGTTAAGTTGAATGACTATATTGCTTCCTCTGAAGGAATGGTTGTATGGGAAAAATGGGGATTTGAGCCTTGCACAAGGTAA
- a CDS encoding ABC transporter permease — protein sequence MPTFEDVWMNLQSEEMRFSLSLSLITGLISSVLVMLFSLPIGFALSRLSFPGKGIVRTIMDLPIAFPELVLGLCLILLFGKTPIGTALKSIGINFVFTQEGVVVAQFFTALPYAIRIMKSTFDFISPRMEFISRSLGYTQFETFIKVSLPLAGKGILAASVIAFARCIGTFGTVLILAGGSYMKTETLPVTLYLNISYGNMGMALTSGLLLVAVSFAAIFVFEMTEVKL from the coding sequence GTGCCTACTTTTGAAGATGTCTGGATGAATCTCCAAAGTGAAGAAATGCGTTTTTCGCTTAGTTTATCCCTCATTACAGGGCTTATTTCTTCTGTTTTGGTGATGTTGTTTTCTCTTCCGATTGGCTTTGCTCTTTCCAGGCTTAGCTTCCCCGGTAAGGGAATAGTTAGAACTATTATGGATCTTCCGATTGCTTTTCCAGAACTTGTTTTGGGGCTTTGCCTGATTTTACTTTTTGGGAAAACCCCTATTGGTACTGCTCTTAAATCCATAGGAATTAATTTCGTTTTCACGCAGGAAGGCGTAGTCGTTGCGCAGTTTTTTACGGCGCTGCCCTATGCTATCCGCATAATGAAATCGACATTTGATTTTATCAGTCCCCGTATGGAATTTATCTCACGCAGTCTCGGCTATACTCAGTTTGAAACATTTATAAAAGTTTCATTACCTCTTGCCGGTAAAGGGATATTGGCTGCTTCAGTTATCGCTTTTGCCCGCTGCATCGGAACGTTCGGTACTGTTCTGATTTTAGCCGGTGGGTCATATATGAAAACTGAAACGCTGCCTGTAACCTTATATCTCAATATTTCTTACGGAAACATGGGAATGGCATTAACTAGCGGATTGCTGCTGGTAGCGGTTTCATTTGCGGCGATTTTTGTATTTGAAATGACGGAAGTGAAGCTATGA
- a CDS encoding ATP-binding cassette domain-containing protein: MSFLSVNDLHIDLGQFSLKGVSLDLKKGDYLAVMGPTGSGKTILLECIIGFYKPRQGQIFLEGRDITNEKPEKRRIGIVYQDYALLPHLTVFKNIEYGLKKIDAGKESRKAKIIKMAELLNISHILHRKPETLSGGEQQRTALARALVVEPKLLLMDEPLSALDPKTRHNIRSLLRKTIEKLDITVLHITHDMDDVWSMANKVAIFKNGELLQHNTREQVFNCPESSFLADFVGAVIYDGRVVSNCGGKSLVDIQGLELSVVEKVKSDPAVKVALRPENVMVFREKPTDAFERNIFEATLDDFYHEGNLCHLSYSSKGVRIPVMMMTNSFYEMDLKKDQSSFLAIRSHDLRIL; this comes from the coding sequence ATGAGTTTTCTAAGTGTAAACGATTTGCATATTGATCTTGGCCAGTTTTCTCTCAAAGGAGTGTCCCTTGATCTTAAAAAAGGTGACTATCTCGCGGTGATGGGACCGACCGGTTCGGGTAAGACCATTCTTCTCGAATGTATAATAGGTTTTTATAAACCTAGGCAGGGTCAGATTTTTTTAGAAGGGCGTGACATTACTAATGAAAAACCTGAAAAAAGAAGAATAGGCATTGTCTATCAGGATTACGCGCTTCTGCCGCATTTAACCGTATTTAAAAATATTGAATATGGTTTGAAAAAAATTGATGCCGGAAAAGAAAGCAGAAAAGCTAAGATTATCAAGATGGCTGAATTACTTAATATTAGTCATATTCTGCACCGTAAACCTGAGACTCTTTCAGGGGGCGAGCAACAGAGAACAGCGCTTGCCCGCGCCTTGGTTGTTGAACCGAAACTTTTGCTTATGGATGAGCCGCTTTCAGCCCTTGATCCTAAAACAAGACATAATATTCGTTCACTGCTCAGAAAAACAATCGAGAAGCTCGATATTACTGTGCTTCATATCACACATGATATGGACGATGTCTGGTCTATGGCAAATAAAGTAGCCATTTTTAAGAACGGAGAATTGTTGCAGCACAATACCAGAGAACAGGTATTCAACTGTCCGGAAAGTTCTTTCCTTGCCGATTTTGTCGGGGCGGTCATTTACGATGGAAGGGTTGTCAGTAATTGTGGCGGGAAAAGTCTGGTTGATATTCAGGGACTTGAGCTTTCAGTTGTTGAGAAGGTAAAAAGTGATCCGGCTGTAAAAGTAGCATTGCGACCTGAAAATGTGATGGTTTTCAGAGAAAAGCCGACAGATGCTTTTGAGCGGAATATTTTTGAAGCAACTCTGGATGATTTTTATCACGAAGGGAATCTTTGCCACCTTTCATATAGCAGTAAAGGCGTACGGATACCGGTTATGATGATGACTAATTCGTTTTATGAAATGGATTTGAAAAAGGACCAAAGTTCTTTTTTGGCGATCCGTTCTCATGATTTAAGAATCTTGTAA
- the tsaA gene encoding tRNA (N6-threonylcarbamoyladenosine(37)-N6)-methyltransferase TrmO, translated as MDTINFHPIGYIHSPFDKLDGMPIQPSGAKDALGYIELSEDLQEGLKDLEGFSHIILLYHFHKNEGYKLSVKPFMDTVERGLFSTRAPRRPNMIGMSTVELREIKGNIIKIKGVDVLNGTPLIDIKPYVAKFDAVPADRFGWLEKNAKKSETLKSDTRFVGDSD; from the coding sequence ATGGACACAATTAATTTTCACCCGATAGGCTACATTCACTCCCCGTTTGATAAACTTGATGGAATGCCTATACAGCCGTCAGGGGCAAAGGATGCTCTCGGATATATTGAGCTTTCTGAAGATCTTCAAGAAGGTTTGAAAGATTTGGAAGGATTTTCACATATTATTCTATTGTATCATTTCCATAAAAATGAGGGGTACAAGCTGAGTGTGAAGCCTTTTATGGATACTGTTGAGCGAGGATTATTTTCGACCCGTGCTCCCCGCAGGCCGAATATGATAGGAATGTCTACAGTTGAACTCCGTGAAATAAAAGGAAATATTATTAAAATTAAAGGGGTGGACGTTTTAAACGGAACTCCCTTGATTGATATTAAGCCGTATGTAGCAAAATTTGATGCAGTTCCGGCTGATCGTTTCGGCTGGTTGGAAAAAAATGCGAAAAAGTCGGAAACGCTTAAATCCGATACAAGATTTGTTGGCGATAGTGATTGA
- a CDS encoding ABC transporter substrate-binding protein, which translates to MKNLRMLGVLSCLAISCLVLFAAPAMAQKTVTDQLGRTVIVPDVSKRAVVLQHQALDIMIQLGAADSVVGILDKWDKYLPGARKGIKNIESMPTPGGLKSVNMESLLTLNPDLVIVTHYASKDMIDQITNAGIPVVGISLYNAGYEHTSVLNPDLKDASKAYNEGLKEGVRLIANLFGKQKRAEKLISVIDSNQKILKKHLGKISEDKRVRCYMAHSNLGTYGRGKYTSVIMERAGGVNVAAKDIVGFKKVTMEDVLRWNPEVVFIQWRHRKIVKDLINDPIWKEVSAVKNNRVFICPEYAKPWGHPLPESMALGELWMAKTLYPEKFKDVDLSALVQSYYKEFYGTDYK; encoded by the coding sequence ATGAAGAATTTAAGAATGTTAGGTGTGTTGAGTTGTTTGGCTATCAGTTGTTTAGTCCTTTTTGCTGCTCCTGCTATGGCGCAGAAGACTGTAACTGATCAGCTTGGCAGAACAGTTATTGTTCCGGATGTAAGTAAGCGTGCGGTTGTTTTGCAGCATCAGGCTTTAGATATTATGATTCAGCTTGGCGCAGCCGATTCTGTTGTCGGTATTCTTGATAAGTGGGATAAATATCTGCCCGGCGCACGTAAAGGTATCAAAAATATCGAAAGCATGCCTACTCCCGGCGGCCTGAAAAGTGTGAATATGGAGAGCCTGTTAACTCTGAATCCTGATCTCGTAATTGTTACCCATTACGCTTCGAAAGATATGATTGATCAGATTACAAATGCCGGAATACCTGTTGTCGGGATATCTCTTTACAACGCAGGATATGAACATACCTCTGTTCTCAATCCTGATTTGAAGGATGCGAGCAAGGCTTATAATGAAGGATTGAAAGAAGGCGTTCGACTTATTGCTAATCTTTTCGGCAAGCAAAAGAGGGCTGAAAAATTAATCTCTGTTATCGATTCAAATCAGAAAATATTGAAAAAACATCTCGGTAAAATTTCCGAAGATAAACGTGTAAGATGTTACATGGCTCATTCCAACCTCGGAACCTATGGTCGCGGCAAATATACAAGCGTAATCATGGAACGTGCCGGTGGAGTGAATGTTGCTGCTAAGGATATTGTCGGATTCAAAAAAGTTACCATGGAAGATGTCTTGCGCTGGAATCCTGAAGTTGTATTTATCCAGTGGCGTCATCGTAAAATAGTAAAAGACTTGATTAATGATCCGATTTGGAAAGAAGTCAGTGCTGTTAAAAACAATCGGGTCTTTATTTGTCCTGAGTATGCAAAACCTTGGGGACACCCACTGCCTGAGTCTATGGCTTTAGGTGAATTGTGGATGGCTAAAACATTGTATCCTGAAAAATTCAAAGATGTAGATCTGTCAGCTCTTGTTCAGTCTTATTATAAAGAATTCTATGGCACAGATTATAAATAA
- a CDS encoding FecCD family ABC transporter permease: MAQIINKSAIAGGRNLRSRWTILLWVAPAAVFCLGLAWGRYQVDLLDVLLILGDALGLPVSGEWSSIVQTVVLNVRLPRVLAAMIIGGGLSVSGAAFQGLFRNPLVSPYVLGVASGAGFGAALGIIIWNQPVMIQGCAFFFGMTAVIAAWLMSRLYKASGSMIIVLAGVIVGAFFQSLLSLIKYLADPDDKLPVIIYWLMGSLSSITMEDLYTVLLPMGVCIVGLLMVRWRLNVLSFGDEEAKTLGVEAGRLRFGVVVAVTIITASAVSVSGIVGWVGLVVPHLARMMVGPDYRKLIPASLALGACYLVLIDGIARNISSAEIPLGILTATVGAPFFAWLLGRGRTGWA, translated from the coding sequence ATGGCACAGATTATAAATAAATCCGCAATCGCAGGCGGCAGGAACCTTCGGAGTAGATGGACTATTCTGCTCTGGGTGGCTCCTGCCGCCGTTTTCTGTCTGGGGCTTGCATGGGGACGATATCAAGTTGACCTTTTGGATGTGTTGTTAATTTTAGGGGATGCTTTAGGGCTGCCTGTGAGTGGAGAATGGTCCTCAATTGTCCAGACCGTGGTGCTTAATGTTCGTTTGCCCCGCGTCCTTGCGGCCATGATTATCGGAGGCGGGTTATCTGTTTCAGGAGCTGCCTTTCAAGGGCTTTTCCGTAATCCGCTGGTCTCTCCTTATGTGCTTGGTGTTGCTTCCGGCGCAGGTTTCGGAGCTGCTTTAGGTATAATCATATGGAATCAGCCGGTGATGATTCAAGGTTGTGCGTTCTTTTTTGGAATGACTGCCGTAATTGCCGCATGGTTGATGAGTCGTTTATATAAGGCCAGCGGGTCAATGATCATTGTTCTTGCCGGGGTGATAGTGGGAGCTTTTTTCCAATCGCTTCTTTCCCTTATCAAGTACCTTGCAGACCCTGATGATAAGCTTCCTGTGATTATCTACTGGCTTATGGGTTCTCTTTCCTCAATTACGATGGAAGATCTCTATACTGTTCTTCTGCCTATGGGAGTCTGTATTGTCGGGCTTTTGATGGTGCGGTGGCGGCTTAATGTTCTTTCGTTCGGTGATGAGGAAGCCAAAACGCTTGGAGTGGAAGCCGGACGGTTGCGTTTCGGGGTGGTTGTGGCGGTCACGATTATTACAGCCAGTGCTGTTTCCGTCAGCGGAATTGTGGGCTGGGTCGGACTCGTTGTGCCTCATCTTGCCAGAATGATGGTCGGTCCTGACTACAGAAAATTAATACCTGCAAGCCTTGCATTAGGTGCGTGTTACCTTGTGTTGATTGACGGCATTGCCAGAAATATAAGTTCAGCTGAAATTCCACTGGGAATCCTTACTGCCACAGTGGGAGCTCCTTTTTTTGCTTGGCTCTTAGGAAGAGGGAGGACAGGTTGGGCATAG
- a CDS encoding ABC transporter ATP-binding protein, whose protein sequence is MGIVLTVSDLSFAYEGGKSVWTDISLEVHAGEVLSILGPNGTGKSTLLRCMAGLHVPSVGQVSIEGRQVQKMSRKDVARAIAFVPQMHTPVFSFSALDVVVMGRTAHIGAFSSPSAKDYAISEQAMETLGISSLAHKSYDETSGGERQLILFARALAQEARILLLDEPTSHLDFGNQARTLVLVRKLADQGLAVVMTTHFPDHALGFSERTALIADGRLQGYGRTESVLNSEKLSDLYGLPVDVFTLEAGEKVCIARAT, encoded by the coding sequence TTGGGCATAGTTTTAACGGTTTCAGATCTTTCTTTTGCTTATGAAGGTGGAAAGTCGGTCTGGACAGATATTTCATTGGAAGTTCATGCTGGAGAGGTTCTTTCTATACTTGGGCCGAATGGAACCGGTAAGTCCACTTTGTTAAGATGTATGGCTGGATTGCATGTTCCTTCGGTCGGTCAGGTTTCGATCGAGGGGCGGCAAGTGCAAAAGATGAGTCGCAAAGATGTGGCTCGGGCTATTGCTTTTGTGCCGCAGATGCACACTCCTGTGTTTTCTTTTTCAGCTCTTGATGTTGTTGTTATGGGCCGCACTGCGCATATTGGTGCTTTTTCGTCGCCATCTGCTAAAGATTACGCCATATCAGAACAGGCTATGGAAACTCTTGGAATTTCATCCCTTGCGCATAAGTCCTACGACGAAACAAGCGGCGGGGAGCGGCAGTTGATTCTTTTTGCAAGAGCGCTTGCTCAGGAAGCACGCATTCTTTTGCTTGATGAGCCTACTTCGCATCTGGATTTCGGCAATCAGGCCCGAACATTAGTGCTTGTGCGTAAACTTGCAGATCAGGGTTTAGCAGTTGTAATGACCACTCATTTTCCAGATCATGCTTTAGGTTTTTCAGAGCGAACCGCATTGATTGCAGATGGAAGATTGCAAGGTTATGGAAGAACTGAGAGTGTTCTTAATTCTGAAAAGCTCAGTGATTTGTATGGACTGCCCGTTGATGTGTTTACTCTTGAAGCTGGAGAAAAAGTGTGTATTGCCCGGGCAACATGA
- a CDS encoding substrate-binding domain-containing protein: protein MTKEILVFAAGSLRKVLPAMAGRSGFSINSVFGPSGVLRERIAQGERPALYLSANLKHCQILADMGLCSEPIVFTENSLCLFGRPSALQRGDALQNMLSSENRLGTSTPVDDPGGDYAFSVFDRAEVIQPGSREFLRSKALTLVGGKNSPKAAGPHSPVYGLFAEDKVDLFLGYRTTAMDIAGRMDDVEIMDLPDSLSVNAQYFAVVIEKNNDGVELLKGLQASSAQNALEEFGFKRL, encoded by the coding sequence ATGACAAAAGAAATACTTGTTTTTGCGGCTGGAAGTTTGCGTAAAGTTTTGCCCGCTATGGCCGGACGGTCCGGTTTTTCAATAAATTCTGTCTTTGGTCCTTCCGGGGTTTTAAGGGAACGGATAGCACAGGGAGAACGCCCCGCTCTGTATTTGTCTGCAAACCTTAAGCACTGTCAGATTCTTGCTGATATGGGCCTTTGCTCCGAGCCGATAGTTTTTACTGAAAATTCGTTGTGCTTGTTCGGGCGTCCGTCAGCTTTGCAACGCGGGGATGCTTTGCAGAATATGCTGAGTTCTGAGAACAGGCTTGGAACATCAACTCCAGTCGATGATCCCGGAGGAGATTACGCTTTTTCAGTGTTCGACAGAGCCGAGGTTATACAGCCCGGAAGCCGTGAGTTTTTGAGAAGTAAAGCTCTGACGCTGGTCGGAGGAAAGAATTCTCCCAAAGCGGCTGGACCGCATTCTCCGGTATATGGCTTATTTGCTGAGGACAAAGTGGATCTTTTCTTGGGATACCGGACAACCGCAATGGATATTGCTGGAAGAATGGATGATGTTGAAATTATGGATTTGCCTGATTCACTTAGTGTAAATGCGCAATACTTTGCTGTTGTTATAGAAAAAAATAATGATGGAGTTGAACTTCTTAAGGGTTTGCAGGCTAGTTCTGCCCAGAATGCGCTTGAAGAGTTCGGGTTTAAAAGACTTTAA
- a CDS encoding NAD(P)-dependent oxidoreductase, translating into MSKKIGWIGTGVMGSSMCMHLVKAGHEAFIYNRTKAKAADLIAAGATWCDSPATVAQKADIIFTIVGYPTDVEQTILGTKGVLANADSGKIIVDMTTSEPALAELIHAEAADKNVGSLDAPVSGGDLGARNATLAIMVGGDKKVFDKVKDLFNIMGDNVQLMGETGAGQHTKMCNQILIAGTMIGVVESLLYAQKAGMDLHKVIDVIGSGAAGSWSINNLGRRIADSDFDPGFFIKHFVKDMGIALDEAKRMKLSLPGLALVNQFYISAMAMGHEELGTQGLYKVLEKMNAI; encoded by the coding sequence ATGAGTAAGAAAATAGGCTGGATTGGAACGGGCGTAATGGGAAGCTCTATGTGTATGCACCTTGTAAAAGCGGGCCACGAAGCTTTTATCTACAACCGCACAAAAGCCAAAGCTGCCGATCTTATTGCAGCCGGAGCAACATGGTGTGACTCTCCCGCTACAGTCGCGCAGAAGGCTGACATTATCTTCACCATAGTTGGCTACCCAACCGATGTTGAACAGACAATCCTCGGAACTAAAGGCGTGCTTGCCAATGCTGATTCCGGAAAAATTATCGTTGATATGACAACCTCCGAACCTGCTTTAGCGGAACTCATTCACGCCGAAGCTGCTGATAAAAATGTAGGTTCCCTTGATGCTCCTGTCTCGGGCGGCGATCTCGGAGCACGCAATGCAACATTGGCAATTATGGTCGGCGGCGATAAAAAAGTTTTTGATAAGGTCAAAGATCTTTTCAATATAATGGGCGATAATGTTCAACTCATGGGCGAAACAGGGGCGGGACAGCACACCAAAATGTGCAATCAAATTCTAATAGCCGGAACCATGATCGGCGTTGTGGAATCACTGCTTTATGCTCAAAAAGCGGGTATGGACCTTCACAAAGTAATTGATGTCATCGGTTCCGGAGCTGCCGGTTCATGGTCCATCAACAACTTAGGCCGCAGAATTGCCGACAGCGATTTCGACCCCGGCTTTTTCATCAAGCATTTTGTAAAAGACATGGGTATTGCCCTCGATGAAGCAAAACGCATGAAGCTTTCACTGCCCGGACTTGCGCTTGTAAATCAGTTCTACATTTCCGCCATGGCAATGGGACATGAAGAGCTCGGAACACAGGGACTTTATAAGGTTCTTGAGAAAATGAACGCGATTTAA
- a CDS encoding LysE family translocator, which translates to MQENYWPFLLFVIVMTGTPGPGNLSMLALGQTVGFKKSIPFMIGMNGGGFLVAILTAMGLGKLYTTSPETAYFLKTISLIYILYLAFKIMRMNVQSPEKIRPFSIYDGLMLHPLNPKNWAMNISAFSQFADPSAPQFLEISIFVLTSTLGGLIFNCFWGYTGSSLLSLMRTRKLRLCINSSMVVLMVGATLYALYK; encoded by the coding sequence ATGCAGGAAAATTACTGGCCGTTTTTACTCTTTGTTATCGTCATGACCGGAACCCCCGGTCCCGGCAATTTATCGATGCTGGCATTAGGCCAGACCGTGGGCTTCAAAAAATCTATTCCGTTTATGATCGGGATGAATGGGGGTGGCTTTCTTGTCGCAATACTCACAGCCATGGGCTTGGGCAAACTATATACTACGTCACCGGAAACAGCCTATTTTTTAAAAACTATCAGCCTGATTTATATCCTCTATTTAGCTTTTAAAATAATGCGTATGAATGTGCAGTCTCCAGAAAAGATAAGACCTTTCTCAATTTACGACGGCTTAATGCTCCATCCTCTGAACCCTAAAAACTGGGCTATGAATATTTCCGCGTTCAGCCAGTTCGCTGATCCATCTGCTCCCCAATTTTTAGAAATAAGCATATTTGTGCTGACTTCAACTCTCGGAGGACTAATTTTTAACTGTTTCTGGGGCTACACGGGATCATCATTGCTCAGTCTAATGCGCACCCGCAAACTTAGACTATGCATCAATTCATCAATGGTGGTGCTTATGGTCGGCGCAACTTTATATGCTTTGTATAAATAA